CAAGTCCGGCTGAGAGAAATCCAAAATAGAAAaccaggtacacaacttcacatgcaatATAATAATCCTCTAatattttatgactctaggtctaATACTTCTTGAGAAAAATGGAACTCAAATTTAAGCCCTTAATGCTTATTTTGACTAAATCAGTGGCCATAACTCAAGTCTtgctgagtgaaatccaaaacatacctaTGCACAAAAATATTAATACATGGTCTCATGACCCttggtcaaatatttttaagacatatgcaacacacttttaagcactttatgtgcatttttcactaggATTATAACTTTGGTCTGGCTGAGTGGAATCAGAACACcaggtacaaaatttcacatgctatGTAACAATCCTGTAACATTTAATGAGCcattaaagtcaataccttttgagatatatgcaacacaaacttttatgatttaaatacacatttttgactaaatcaatgGCCATGACTCCGGTTTGACTAAAAGAAAATCCAAACAAAACCCCAGTTGCAAAACTTTGCAAGCTGAGTAATATTCATATTATGTTTCAtgacactatgtcaaataattgaTAAGATAACATGGGACAcaatttttttgcatattttgactaagtcaaggacgATAACTGTAGGTCTGGCTAAGTGAAACCTAAAACAAAACTCAAGGTGCACAATTTTGcacactaggtcaaatactttttgagatacatgcaacacaaatttttaggccctttttatgcatatttttgactaagtaatgggccataactcaggtTTGGCCGAGTGAAATTCTGATTAAAACACCAAGAGCATTACTCCTCAAGTTGActgacaatcctgtgaggtttgatgaccctgggtcaaatactttcgAGATATGCACTACACAAAttcggatggatggacagatagATGTCTGGACAAGGGCACCTCTAAGTGCTCAGGAGTCACAAAAATTAGGAGCCCAGCCTCCTTTAAgccatgtttcttttttaaagaaacagaatgatTGGAAAGAATTTTGTTGAGGGTCATCTAAGGAATATTGCTGTGAAACTATTTTGAAACTGAGCCAGCAGTTAAGAGAAAAAAGCTTTCAAAGTTTTCCAGGTAGCTATATAGGGAAGCACTGCTCCCTGAAGGTCAtgttttttaactaaaaaaaatattttaaagaatctGAAGAGGTTCACCTGAAGAACATTGCtgtgaaaatatcaagttttTCATACTGCCATACAGGGAAAACTGGTCCTACCCCTTGGTGGCCGCATTTTTTTATGAAACCAAATGATCTGAACTTTGGTAGAAGTTCACCCAAGAAATattgctgtaaaattattttaaaatcttacaacagtttcagagaagaatgttttcaaaattttctacacaGCCAGGGAAAACTAGTCCTGATCCCTGGAAGCcatgtttttttgggttttttttgtttttttaatgaaacagaatgttTTGAAAGAATCTGGTAAAGGGTCACCcagaaattattgaaaaatctgaTTATTAAACATTCTTCttttggttgctatggcaaccagaattctacataaatgacctagatttgaaggagTCTGAAAgcagaccacccaaggaacattcagtTTTGTTTAGTTGAACTTGGCAAAGCAGTTTAGGAGATggttttctttaaagaaattgtggatgaGGGGCGGATGATAGAAAGCCAGCAATCCTAAAAGCTAGCCATGAGCACTTCATCctcagctgagctaaaaagaTAATAACCTGAGAAGAATTaagcaaacaaaatataatatttaaaatgccACCTTAGTAATTCTATTTCAACAAGTTCTGCTAAAGCTGAAATTAGCCAATACTATTTCTTCAAATAACTTATTATTTCTTTGGTTTCTACAGAAAAGCCGGTATTCCAGTAAAGAAGATTTCTGGGTTTTCCAAAGGTTATGGTTATTCAGCTGCCAAACCTCTCACTCTTAGCACAAGCACAGACCATGCTTGGAATGCAGTCCAGCTTGAGGGCAAGTGGTACCTTTTAGACAGTACCTGGGGAGCTGGCCATCTTGACAGTGAAACTAAttccttcaaaaaaaaatttgatgatTTCTACTTCCTAACTGATCCGAAACAATTTGTTTCTGCTCATTTTCCTTACATGGACAACAACTTGGAGGAAAGTCAGAAATGGCAACTACTGCCTAAACCACTCAGTCTTGAGGAAttcaacaaaaatgttgaatacaAACCAGAGGCTTTCAGGCTTGGAGTTCTGGCTATCAGTCATCCACAAGCATATTTTGAAATGAAGAATGAAGTGGAGATGACATTCAAAAGTAAAGGAAAAGAGGAGATTACTATTACGGCAAGACTAATGTTGAAGGAAGGAAACTGGCTGAAAGAACAACGAAACACAACATTCGAATATCTGGAAAAGGGAGCTAACAAGTTATTGGTACATCCCAAAAGCCCTGGAACTTATCAGCTGACTATATTTGGTAAACTTGTTTCTgatgacaataatgaaaaaattcCAGAAATTATGGAATACATTATCAAATGTACTGAAGTCAAGGATAAGGACCATGAATATCCAGTGGCATTTGGAGCAGCTAGCACTGAAAGATGCATTCTACATGAGCCTCTGAGGGGAAACCTGCCTGCAAACACTCAAGTCCAGTTCAGAGTGTCTGCTCCCCACCTGCAACATGTAATGGTTGAACATACATACCTGGAGAAATCTGGAACCATGTTTACAGGGAATGTAACCACGCATGCTCCAGGATATCAAGTTTCCATGTATGGTACAAGGGGAGAAAAACATGGCAGACTGGATGGATTATACAAATTTCACACAGTTTGACTTTAACTATATCAATTTTAACATCATTatttagagacttaccctaagccttctttacgcaagggaaacaatctaattatatagtgaaattgttgagtgaacaccgtttcttaatcctaatcctgcccatgttatatcagtgcaaaggaaaagtaacctatctatgataaatgccatgtatgattacacagttatgcatctgaCAGTCtcgaaattgatttcttcgattttctcatatttctagatatttttcccatactttgacgcatatgtatgggtagttcagattgttctctttccagtagcagccttttcaacatatttcaccttgtgaaattctgtgggttttgacttttttagaaaaattgtctgtttgtttacaaatttcaccacaaaatatgtcctactttccccagggcaatcaattatttgatctttacatagttttgtattcaggttgctaatccatgtggcaagtatgcatgcttttttcatgattagaggtaaaaaagtgggtagtttgcatgaggtactaggtcaactgtcacctaagcctatcataaagtctttgcggagttgtctccattttttccaaatatttcacccgggatcatttttttcagctcaaataactctttttcagtaaatgatattttaataattttttcagtccttgtattctgatgcagttaacttcacatacatttaatatagatagctcctacttaaagtttgtattttcagttacaatgcctacattATTAACATCATTATACTCTTTAACAGACTATTTCAATTTTGTCATAAGCAGAATCCAAATTAACTTAAGCATCAGCAAATATCCTAATGTGTGATATCTGTTCAAATATTGACAAAACACAACCTGATTTTAGCCTATTATATTCCAATAACTTTCCAATAACTGTGGTTGTACCTTTATGATAATCAATCAAGTGTTGCTTGATAAGTATTGTATGGAAACATAAAAGTAAGATCACTCTCACTTGTTTCATCTTTTTTCTTATTACGATATTGGCGGTAAttgttaaaatcaaaatcaaattatttagtttctactaaatatatacttttacagCATCAGTTTGTTCCTCATAATCAAAACTGTAGATAAACACATACAAATGTATGTGATATCACTTATGTGCTCATTATATGTATATTGTTTCTTATTctcaaatacatattaaaaagGATTTTTTGACTTCTTGCTACTGTCATATACAACAGCTTTTTTTAAGCAAATGACAAACTGGTTTCAAAATCAACAACGAGGTGATAAGAACACCCTAATATATGAAAACATGCATGTCTACCTAAAAGCTTAAGTTGTAATTTGCAGACAGTTGGTAGAAGACCCTCGTACATGAAAACATGCATGCTCAACTGGAAGATGAAGTTGACAGCTTATAGGAAAATTCTGACATATTACCCTTTAAATGTGAACACACTTACACAACTTTTAAAACTGTTAGATTCAGAATATAGATGTTGTTCcattataaattaaaatcatgATTACACACATTTCCAGCTGAATCATCTTTATTCCAGCCATAAAATAACAAACTATTCATCTTTTCTCTGACCCTTGATACATTTTAGCTGACCAAAAACAGAATGTCTGAGAATGAAAAATTGCAGAATTATTATTCTTTTATTCTACTTCAAAGCTATCAGGAAATCTATCAGATACAGGCACATCATATATCCTACTTGCctcttttgttttaaagttattattaCTGACTAGTAACTCCTCTTTATTAAAGTAAGAGATAGTTAAGTCAAAATTAATTCTTGTAACATGGGTGTTGTTCATATATATTGTTATCAATGTACATGTAATTCAAGTTGCCAAAGccatttgttttactttctaCATCAATTTAAGAAGAACCTATGAAAAATGGTACATTACTAACTCCAGGTAATAATCACGAATAATCACTGATACTAAATTCAAGTTAAAAGTAGGAGTAGGAGTGATGGATGTAAATAGGCAAATGCATACTCCTCTGAAACATTTTGTGGGGAGAGGAAGAACAAACTGCAAGTACTAGTCAATTAAGAAAATGTTTCCGCTGAGCAGAATTTTATAACTGATATTGGTAAACAcagctatcattctgacaatgATATGTAAGTGTCCCTACCTGTTGTCAGTGTATGGTCATATATATCTTGCTGACAATGCTAAGTAAAGGTGTGTCTCTGTGTGTGTATGTTGGGATGGGGGTAGTATCATGAAGAGAAATTTgagagtaaaaaataaataaagtaacagagaaaaaaaattaagttcaAACAGAGCCAAAATTCTGTATCAAATTGCAAAAAGGAGTTGTGGTTCTTGGCACACTTCCTCATTTTATGATCTTTCATAAGTAACTTTTTAATCTGTAGCTTATatagttttacaaaaaaagtgGACCGAAACACCAATTCAACCAACTGCTGTGCTGACAATCAAATGACAACAATACAATATTgacttttctttcaaaaatcagatAAGTTTATAACAAAAGATGTTGAAATAAAAGACTTTTTGACTTCAGGTAATAATAAAATGTACCTTTCTCCACAGTCAAACAGCATATCTACACGTGTGATCTCATGCTCTCCTGTGAGAACGTCAAGTTCTACCTCTGTGCAAGTAACACCGTAAGAGTTATACTTGTAGTGTAGGTCAGTGTGAGGTTTGAACCAGCTATGTGCAGCTAGGTCAATACCCTCTGCGTAGCACTCATTTATAAGTTCTAACCAAGTTGGTTTTCCCATCTTTACTCGGACAGGTTGAAGTCTGTCATTTAACTCCTTACACGCATTCATTATTGACTgcaatgaaatagaaaaagtggaaaaccatagGTCGCCAaacatgacataaatgaaaatgttgtaggctcagTTAAAACTGACTTTCTTTAAGAACAAACAATGATAGAGCAATCCTTAATTAGTCCCTTTCTAAACAATGTAATTACACATTTCTGATCAAACTATTAATAAGGCGTTTTCGAcacaaatgttaaattttcatttatagCAAGAATTAAGAGTAAATGTCTCTTACTTTGTGTTTGGTGGTTACTCTAaagaaactagaagatgcttttgtagaaaagcgcatgtatCCCCCAAAACATAGTAGTAATAgtcaagaagtcaatagaggacaggAGTGAAAATCAAAGGGACTaatgactgaaatgcaataggaatcatctactcagcatgtctaATCATTCCataaagtttcaatgttctgggtcaagtggttctcatgttatggATTGGAAAAAGTTTTTTCATGTTCTGGCTCCTTTGTCCTTGACCTCTGATCAAGTggccccaaaatcagtaggggtcatctactctgtatgtttAATCAGCCTATGAactttcaactttctgggtcaagtggttctcaacctattgatcagaaatggttttccatgtcctggaacctgtgaccttgacctttgatcaaatgagcccaaaatcaattggaatcatctactctgcatgtccagtcatcctataaaacattctgggttaagtggttctcaatttattgatcggaaatggttttccattttctgggccttgtgactttgacctttgatggagtgaccaaaAAGACAATAGGAGTCAGCTACTCGGTAAGCTcattgaagtttgaaggttctaggtcaaatggtcctCTAGTTATTGTTTCAgaatgaagtgtgatggatggactgatagacggacggacagggcaaaaacaatatctcTGCCCCAGTAGGGCATAATTAAACCAACAACCAACTGGTGTCAGTGTGTCTCAAATGATGAAGATAGTAATGAGggtgataatgatgataataatcaCAGCTTATTTA
This Mercenaria mercenaria strain notata chromosome 17, MADL_Memer_1, whole genome shotgun sequence DNA region includes the following protein-coding sequences:
- the LOC123535559 gene encoding kyphoscoliosis peptidase-like; amino-acid sequence: MGCSASQPETVSRKQNNINSDEKVSKMRCPSPKTDTENVPVTVVNKNQSVTMASVKRSHSNLKETYNYQKIDQHAREVSKMRCPSPKTDTENVPVTVVNKNQSVTMASVKRSHSNLKETYNYQKIDQHARKAPNSVKNSAEELVKYMSTVSKDPRMLARGFFVWSSENIKYDVEGFFGRATKAPNDAESVMKNGRSVCEGYASVFELLCRKAGIPVKKISGFSKGYGYSAAKPLTLSTSTDHAWNAVQLEGKWYLLDSTWGAGHLDSETNSFKKKFDDFYFLTDPKQFVSAHFPYMDNNLEESQKWQLLPKPLSLEEFNKNVEYKPEAFRLGVLAISHPQAYFEMKNEVEMTFKSKGKEEITITARLMLKEGNWLKEQRNTTFEYLEKGANKLLVHPKSPGTYQLTIFGKLVSDDNNEKIPEIMEYIIKCTEVKDKDHEYPVAFGAASTERCILHEPLRGNLPANTQVQFRVSAPHLQHVMVEHTYLEKSGTMFTGNVTTHAPGYQVSMYGTRGEKHGRLDGLYKFHTV